CCGCGCTCGCGCAtgcgatgacgtcacacgcacgCACTTAAAGGGActcgttttctttttcttttctgtaatttACAAAGAAATGAGAATCGTAGAAATAAAGGTCCTAAATTACCATCTggttacataaatatatttttttttataaataaacactcaAAATCCAGGTAAGCGTGTTGTTCAGATAAGTAGGATTATGATTGTGGGTAATACAGGGACACCATGTGACTGTGACACATGGCTAGTTTGGGAGTCAGTCTATGTCTGGCATATATAATATAGCTGCCTGCCCACTCTTGATACACTGTAAGGAAATAGACCTTCATCACTGAAGATGGCAATCCTTCTTCTGTGGCTCCTGGTGCTCCGCTTTTCTATCTTTTGTGGATCCTTGGAAAGTCATTGCACTCTGCAGAATAATTTTAAGCCAGGATTCATGGCTGATGGAGACTTTGTCTTTGGGGGCATTTTTCCTTTGCATTACAATCAAGAAATGCCAGATCTTAACTTCACATATAAACCTGGACCTGTGCAGTGTAATGGGTatgaatgttttaaaacaaCTGTGGAATCCACTGAATTATTTTCTGCCTAAAATCAAAAGAAGTAGTGAACTGCAAATCGGTCATAAtggagaacatacagtacaatatactGTCATTTTTGCCTCAGCCAATTTTAGTAATACTAAAAATTAGAATACCAAACAGCATATAATGAATTAGAAATgcattcaaatgtttttttttcttttttcattattatatgCTGTAGGGAGGCATTTTCACTTACGGTAACCTACATGTTCTTTAtcaagatgtattttattttatttatttatttatttatttatttatttatttatttatttatttattttacataacactgtacacacgcaAAACAATTGCAGGTTAAATCAAACAAGTTATTCTAACAAATCCGCCTGCTAGTATGTATGCTATCAGCAACTcaaaaaatgtgaagaaagatCCATTTTCAAAGATCCATAATGTACacattgtacagtataaacacaaaatgtctagttttacaaatgaacaaacaataTTCAAGTCATAGTGATGTACATAAATAATCATATCAATTtgagtttaaaaaatgtgtggGAATGtgttcatatacagtactgtatactgCAATTTGTTGCCTCAGCCATGTGTATTAATGTGGTAGGGCAATCTCATTCTCatgttcattcttttttttttgttcaggttTGATCCCAGAGCTTTCCGGTGGGCTCTGACTATGAAGCTTGCTGTGGAGGAAATTAACAACAGTAGTGAGCTGCTCCCTAACCACACGCTGggttataaaatatttgattcCTGTGCATATCCTTTAACTGGTCAGAGAGCTGCTCTAGCTGTTATGAACGGACCAACAGAAGCTGACAGTCCCATGTGTTCAAATGCTAGCCCGATGCTAGCCATCATCGGTGAACCTGGGTCTATTGTGGTGTCTAGAATTTTACAACCTTTCCGGATTCCAATGGTAAAAAATTTTTAATGTCAACTGATAATTGGTCGATTTCATTAATTGATTGTTGCCATGTGTATGCTAGTGGAAAATTGTAAACCTGTATGTTCAaatgtgtagctgtgtgttagGAAAGAGTATAAAAACCagaaaaattaaacacttttgTAATGTCCAGGACTCCATAATTGAGCAcccattttcatttaaatattaaaaatggcTGAATATTAAAGAATAACTGCTATACATGTCAGTGTATAAGCTCTATTTTTCATGGTTAAATGTTGTACATTTCCATTTTCAGATCAGCTATTTCTCATCCTGCACCTGCCTGAGTGACAGGCGAGAGTTCCCTACCTTCTTTAGTGTTATCCCCAGTGATGCCTTCCAGGTGAAAGCCATTGCCAAGCTGCTGATAAATTATAACTGGACATGGGTGGGTGTGCTTAGGGGTGACCATGCATATGGGCGCTCTGCCCTGCAGGGACTGCTTAATGAGTTGAAGAATACAAGCGTGTGTGTCTCTTATCAGGAGATGATCCCCCTGCTGTATGACAGCCAGAGAGCAATCGAGATCATCCGTGTGATGAACAGCTCAAGTGCTCGAGTTGTGGTGGTGTTTTCAGCTGAGGGGGAACTCACACCTTTTCTGAAAGACTATATGAATCTAAATGTTACTGGCATTCAGTGGATTGCCAGTGAGGCCTTGGCAACTGCTTCAGTATTCACAGGAAGTGAGTACTACCCCTTCCTTGGAGGCACGATTGGGTTTGTGATACGACAGGGCTATATTCTGCAGCTGTATGATTATATAACAAAGGTGAACCCACAGGCATACCCAACAAACCCTCTGGTGCAGGAACTATGGGGTGCTCTGTATGGGTGCACTCCCTTTTCCTCCCTTACACATAGTACTCAGCTGCCCCTTTGCACTGGGAAAGAGACAATCAACAAGCAACACTCTGCCTACATGAACACATCCAGTCCTCGCATtgcatataatgtatataaaggtGTGTATGCTCTTGCTCATTCTCTCCACAATCTTATTTCCTGCAAACCTGGAAATGGCCCATTTAATAACTCCATGTGTGCTGACAGCACTAAAGTCTATCCATGGCAGGTACAGATCACTCTGTCTATtgtcagaataaataatatacattaatatttgttaattataGTAATGAATTGGGGTATATTATAATATTGCTCTTGGTCCGCATTTCTTGTTATTTGATAGCTCCAGCATTACCTACAGGAAGTGTCGTTTACTATCTCAGGTGAGACGGTCAACTTTGATATGAAAGGTGACTTGATCCCATCCTACGACCTGATCAACTGGCAGAAGGGCACAGCTGGCGATATTGAGCTGGTTAAAGTGGGCATGTATGATGGGGCTCGAGAGGCTGGGAGTGAACTGGTCATTTATGATACAGCTATAACATGGGCCAAAGACAAGAGTGAGGCAAGCTGCTCTCAGAATGTAGTTCAGTACATGAGAAACCAACTGTTGAAGTTCTGTAGGGTGAAGTGGTGGTAAGTTGCTTCAAAGCACACAGACCTCTGATGAGACCTGGATCAGTCTTCTCAATGTGAGAAGCCAAAGAGTATTATTTTCAATGCTGCATACCTTTTTAAATGACTGTGATGCAATTAGCatgaatatgaaatatttactaggaaaaaaattcaaagcccattaaatactgtacaattttcttttcccttttttctgaCAGGAAAGTGCATTAATAGAGACATTAATAAATCCAAAATGTTATTACTTTTCTTTAGATTTGACATGACTTCATGCTAATGAATGAAATAGAAGTTATTTGtatttaactttattatatCTTGATGTTTATTTTAGAGATTTACTAACATCTAACTGTTTTTGTGGTAAACAGGTGCCAGTCTCTGTTTGCAGTGACAGCTGCTCTCCGGGATTTAGGAAAGCTGTCCGTCAAGGGGAGCCTCTGTGCTGCTTTGACTGTGTACCATGTGACAGTGGCAAGATTAGTAATCAGACAGGTAAGTAGGTTTTCATCAACTCACATATATTCAAACTCCCAAGTAACTGTTTCGATTTTTATACTGAATAACCTTTGGGTGCTTGTTTTCTAAAGATTCAGTAGACTGCATGGCTTGTCCTGAAGATTACTGGTCCAATGAAGATGGAACAGAATGTATTCCCAAGCTCGTTGACTTCCTTTCCCATGATGCAATGGGGATAACACTGACAgttattgctgttgttggaGCGTGTGTCACCTTAGCTGTATTTGCAGTCTTTCTGTACTATAGAAACACTCCTATTGTGCGTATGAATAACTCAGAGCTGAGTTTCTTCATCCTGCTCTCCTTGACCCTGTGTTTCCTGTGTTCCCTGATTTTCATTGGGGAGCCCACTACATGGTCATGCATGCTGCGTCACACTGCTTTTAGCATCGCATTCTCCCTC
The DNA window shown above is from Tachysurus fulvidraco isolate hzauxx_2018 chromosome 13, HZAU_PFXX_2.0, whole genome shotgun sequence and carries:
- the LOC113652666 gene encoding extracellular calcium-sensing receptor-like, with translation MAILLLWLLVLRFSIFCGSLESHCTLQNNFKPGFMADGDFVFGGIFPLHYNQEMPDLNFTYKPGPVQCNGFDPRAFRWALTMKLAVEEINNSSELLPNHTLGYKIFDSCAYPLTGQRAALAVMNGPTEADSPMCSNASPMLAIIGEPGSIVVSRILQPFRIPMISYFSSCTCLSDRREFPTFFSVIPSDAFQVKAIAKLLINYNWTWVGVLRGDHAYGRSALQGLLNELKNTSVCVSYQEMIPLLYDSQRAIEIIRVMNSSSARVVVVFSAEGELTPFLKDYMNLNVTGIQWIASEALATASVFTGSEYYPFLGGTIGFVIRQGYILQLYDYITKVNPQAYPTNPLVQELWGALYGCTPFSSLTHSTQLPLCTGKETINKQHSAYMNTSSPRIAYNVYKGVYALAHSLHNLISCKPGNGPFNNSMCADSTKVYPWQLQHYLQEVSFTISGETVNFDMKGDLIPSYDLINWQKGTAGDIELVKVGMYDGAREAGSELVIYDTAITWAKDKSEVPVSVCSDSCSPGFRKAVRQGEPLCCFDCVPCDSGKISNQTDSVDCMACPEDYWSNEDGTECIPKLVDFLSHDAMGITLTVIAVVGACVTLAVFAVFLYYRNTPIVRMNNSELSFFILLSLTLCFLCSLIFIGEPTTWSCMLRHTAFSIAFSLCISCILGKTLVVLAAFTATQPGNNVMKWLGPTQQRLIIFSCTLVQVIICAAWLISSPPFPYKNTQYQHSKIILDCRVGSDLAFWCVLGYIGFLAALCFILAFLAQKLPGNFNEAKYITFSMLIFCAVWLAFIPAYVSSPGKFTTAVEIFAILASSSGLLLCLFAPKLYIILLRPEKNTKQNLMGKGTK